The following coding sequences are from one Euzebyales bacterium window:
- a CDS encoding DUF998 domain-containing protein — MVRGAVHDLVSVLVFGGLPAACFVFARWFSRSGQRPWAAYSTATGVFFVVGVVLASLAFGQIESLVASGGLFQRVTLTVGWTWLTLLAVHVLQTTQQDFQQSADHGVG; from the coding sequence ATGGTGCGCGGCGCCGTCCACGACCTGGTCTCCGTGTTGGTCTTCGGCGGACTCCCTGCCGCGTGCTTCGTGTTCGCTCGGTGGTTCTCCCGATCGGGACAGCGTCCATGGGCGGCGTACTCGACGGCCACCGGCGTCTTCTTCGTGGTGGGCGTCGTTCTTGCGAGCCTGGCCTTCGGTCAGATCGAGAGCCTGGTGGCGTCTGGTGGTCTGTTCCAGCGTGTGACGCTGACGGTCGGGTGGACGTGGCTGACCCTTCTGGCTGTCCACGTGCTGCAGACAACCCAGCAGGATTTCCAGCAATCGGCAGACCATGGGGTCGGGTAG